Proteins found in one Gammaproteobacteria bacterium genomic segment:
- the minE gene encoding cell division topological specificity factor MinE, with product MSIFNFLLPKKKTACLAKERLQIIISHERTNNTAPDFLPQLRKELIAVISKYIPLQEDQINIQMHRQDNHSTIEMNFVIPNAEQ from the coding sequence ATGAGTATTTTCAACTTTTTGCTTCCCAAGAAAAAAACAGCCTGTCTCGCTAAAGAACGGTTACAAATTATTATTTCTCATGAAAGAACTAACAATACAGCACCCGACTTTCTTCCTCAATTGAGAAAAGAACTGATTGCTGTCATTTCAAAATATATTCCTTTGCAAGAAGATCAAATTAACATTCAAATGCATAGACAAGACAATCACTCGACCATTGAAATGAATTTTGTCATTCCTAACGCGGAACAGTAA
- the minD gene encoding septum site-determining protein MinD, with amino-acid sequence MAHVIVVTSGKGGVGKTTTSAAISTGLALCGFRTVVIDFDVGLRNLDLIMGCERRVVYDFINVVNKEATVKQALIKDKRCDLLYILPASQTRDKDALSKEGVEEVINELKESFDYIVCDSPAGIEKGAMMAMYFADSAIIVTNPEVSSVRDSDRILGILNSKSHRATLGQDPIKEHLLITRYSEQRVRKGEMLSVQDIQDILAIPLLGIIPESQDVLSASNAGVPVTLFDESEAGMAYRRAISKFIGEDKTPEAFLKKQKRGLFKRMFGIGEETSI; translated from the coding sequence ATGGCGCATGTAATCGTAGTAACATCCGGCAAAGGTGGCGTGGGAAAAACCACTACCAGCGCTGCAATTTCAACAGGACTTGCCCTTTGTGGCTTTAGAACCGTCGTTATTGATTTCGATGTCGGCCTTAGAAATCTTGATTTAATCATGGGCTGTGAGCGCAGAGTGGTTTATGACTTTATTAATGTGGTCAACAAAGAGGCAACTGTTAAGCAAGCCCTCATAAAAGATAAACGCTGCGACCTTCTTTACATACTACCGGCATCTCAAACGCGTGACAAAGACGCTTTAAGCAAAGAAGGCGTAGAAGAAGTCATTAATGAACTTAAAGAAAGCTTCGACTATATTGTATGTGACTCGCCGGCTGGCATTGAAAAAGGCGCAATGATGGCAATGTATTTTGCAGATAGCGCTATTATTGTGACCAACCCTGAAGTTTCGTCGGTTAGAGACTCAGATCGAATTTTGGGCATCTTAAATAGCAAATCACATCGTGCTACTTTGGGACAAGATCCTATTAAAGAACATTTATTGATTACTCGCTATTCTGAGCAACGTGTTCGCAAAGGCGAAATGTTAAGCGTACAAGATATTCAAGATATCCTTGCAATCCCTCTTTTAGGCATTATTCCAGAATCTCAAGACGTATTGAGCGCTTCAAACGCCGGTGTTCCAGTCACTTTATTTGATGAAAGCGAAGCTGGCATGGCTTATCGTCGCGCCATATCAAAATTTATTGGCGAAGATAAAACCCCTGAAGCATTTTTAAAGAAACAAAAACGTGGCTTATTTAAACGCATGTTTGGCATTGGCGAGGAAACATCCATATGA
- the hslO gene encoding Hsp33 family molecular chaperone HslO has product MTQLNKDFLQGFLFDNSDVRGKTVRLNNSIRTIMDQHDYPPVIRSILGELLAASVLLSSTLKYEGQLTLQFQGESAIKMLVAKCNHKLEIRGLAQWDKDVDTEQLKQVFFSGKLIITVEEARDNQRHQSIVAIENKSIAEAIEVYFKQSEQIPTKIILGNDKNHFAGLLVQKMPSHSTEQINFWQHVEILTSTLKSEELIKWDNQTLLKKLFHEEDIRLFNSEPVMFNCTCSHEKTQNTLRLLGQKEALAAFLTHKVLTVTCEYCNKSYEFTKQAVEQLFH; this is encoded by the coding sequence ATGACGCAATTAAACAAGGATTTTTTACAAGGTTTTCTTTTTGATAACTCTGATGTCAGAGGGAAAACCGTGCGATTGAATAATAGCATTCGCACGATTATGGATCAGCATGATTATCCTCCAGTGATTCGGTCTATTCTCGGGGAATTACTTGCTGCCTCTGTTTTACTTTCATCTACGCTAAAATATGAAGGGCAGCTCACCCTGCAATTTCAAGGTGAAAGTGCTATAAAAATGTTAGTCGCAAAATGTAATCATAAGCTTGAAATTCGCGGATTGGCGCAATGGGACAAAGATGTCGACACGGAGCAATTAAAACAGGTTTTTTTCTCTGGTAAATTAATTATTACTGTAGAAGAAGCACGTGACAATCAACGCCATCAAAGTATCGTAGCGATTGAAAATAAGAGCATTGCAGAAGCTATTGAAGTCTACTTCAAACAGTCTGAGCAAATTCCTACTAAAATTATCTTGGGTAACGACAAAAATCATTTTGCCGGCCTTCTGGTACAGAAAATGCCCAGTCATAGCACTGAACAAATTAATTTTTGGCAGCATGTTGAAATACTTACCAGCACCCTGAAGTCAGAGGAACTGATTAAATGGGATAATCAGACACTATTAAAAAAACTATTTCACGAAGAAGATATACGACTTTTCAATAGTGAGCCGGTTATGTTTAATTGCACTTGCAGCCATGAGAAAACTCAAAATACACTTCGATTATTGGGACAAAAAGAAGCTTTAGCGGCATTTTTAACGCATAAAGTACTGACTGTCACTTGCGAATATTGCAACAAAAGCTACGAGTTTACAAAACAAGCCGTTGAACAGTTGTTTCATTAA
- a CDS encoding outer membrane beta-barrel protein: MYLKRSVGFLLLSVNSAVFADNVYKPGEYYVAPGVAYYHFSEKREIQNAAMANVSAGLVVSDQFSLEAFYGQAATEETPVSTEDATRFHTYWADGVYHFNPSTEAAVHPYVLAGLGITNQNDDNASSGNTTLLGVNAGAGVEYFVNSNISLFTDVRDIYTLSGGKNDWMLNAGIKFLFGAKSNTELVPAPLTPVQTDGAVGFYELQENDQL; encoded by the coding sequence ATGTATTTAAAACGTAGCGTAGGATTTTTGTTATTGAGTGTAAACTCTGCTGTTTTTGCGGATAATGTGTATAAGCCAGGTGAGTATTATGTTGCGCCTGGAGTGGCGTATTATCATTTTTCTGAAAAACGAGAGATTCAGAACGCGGCGATGGCCAATGTGAGTGCTGGTTTAGTGGTTTCTGATCAATTCAGTTTAGAGGCTTTTTATGGTCAGGCAGCGACTGAAGAAACGCCTGTTAGCACTGAAGACGCCACGCGTTTTCATACTTACTGGGCAGATGGAGTTTATCACTTTAACCCAAGCACTGAAGCTGCCGTTCATCCCTATGTGCTGGCAGGCTTGGGGATAACGAATCAAAATGACGATAACGCTTCATCCGGTAATACCACTTTGCTTGGGGTTAATGCTGGCGCTGGGGTTGAGTATTTTGTAAACTCCAACATTAGTTTATTTACTGATGTGCGTGATATCTACACTTTAAGTGGCGGAAAAAATGACTGGATGTTGAATGCTGGCATCAAGTTTTTGTTTGGCGCCAAAAGCAATACAGAACTTGTACCCGCGCCACTAACGCCTGTTCAGACCGATGGCGCCGTAGGGTTTTATGAATTACAAGAAAATGACCAATTATAA
- the gltA gene encoding citrate (Si)-synthase, producing MANAQKATLTVNGKTFELPVYSGTLGPNVIDVSSLAQNDIFTYDPGFMSTAACDSGITFIDGDKGILLHRGYPIGELAENATYLEVCYLLLNGELPNKEQYASFETEIKHHTLLHEQVRTFFNGFRRDAHPMAIMVGVVGALSAFYNDTINVNKPDSRRMTAVRLIAKMPTIAAMSYKYAQGQPFIYPDNTLSFSENFLHMMFGTPCENKKPNPVLAKALDKIFILHADHEQNASTSTVRLAGSTGANPYACVSAGIAALWGPAHGGANEACLNMLRQIGDVKNIPAYVARAKDKNDPFRLMGFGHRVYKNYDPRAKVMQEACHEVLNAVGRKDDPILDVAMELERIALSDSYFIERKLYPNVDFYSGITLSALGIPSNMFTVIFAVARTIGWIANWNEMMADDHRKLGRPRQLYTGPVQRDYVPVEKR from the coding sequence ATGGCCAATGCTCAAAAAGCAACACTAACCGTTAACGGAAAAACCTTTGAGCTTCCTGTTTATTCAGGAACATTAGGCCCAAATGTTATCGATGTAAGTTCTTTAGCACAAAATGATATTTTTACCTATGATCCCGGCTTTATGTCTACAGCGGCGTGTGATTCTGGTATCACATTTATCGATGGCGACAAAGGCATTCTCTTGCATCGCGGCTATCCTATTGGCGAATTAGCTGAAAATGCGACTTATTTGGAGGTCTGTTATTTATTACTGAACGGCGAACTACCTAACAAAGAGCAATATGCTTCTTTTGAAACAGAGATCAAACATCACACACTTCTTCACGAACAAGTTCGCACATTCTTCAATGGATTTCGTCGCGATGCTCATCCCATGGCGATTATGGTTGGCGTAGTGGGAGCACTATCTGCCTTCTATAACGATACTATCAATGTTAATAAGCCTGATAGTCGCCGCATGACAGCCGTTCGATTAATCGCAAAAATGCCCACTATTGCTGCAATGTCATACAAATACGCTCAAGGTCAGCCGTTTATTTATCCGGATAATACACTTTCTTTTAGTGAGAATTTTCTACACATGATGTTTGGCACGCCCTGTGAAAATAAAAAACCCAACCCAGTGTTAGCCAAAGCACTAGACAAGATTTTTATTCTACACGCTGATCACGAACAAAATGCCTCAACTTCAACCGTAAGATTAGCAGGGTCGACAGGCGCAAATCCTTATGCCTGTGTTTCAGCGGGTATTGCGGCATTATGGGGGCCCGCACATGGCGGCGCGAATGAAGCTTGTCTCAATATGTTGCGTCAAATTGGTGATGTGAAAAATATTCCAGCGTACGTCGCTAGAGCCAAAGACAAAAATGATCCATTCCGTTTAATGGGCTTTGGTCATCGTGTTTATAAAAACTATGATCCACGCGCTAAAGTGATGCAAGAAGCATGCCATGAAGTACTGAATGCCGTTGGTCGCAAAGATGATCCAATTCTTGATGTGGCAATGGAATTAGAACGCATTGCATTAAGCGACAGCTATTTCATTGAGAGAAAACTTTATCCTAACGTGGATTTTTACTCTGGAATCACCTTAAGTGCGCTAGGGATTCCTAGTAATATGTTTACAGTTATTTTCGCAGTTGCACGCACCATCGGTTGGATTGCAAATTGGAATGAAATGATGGCCGATGATCACAGAAAATTAGGACGACCGCGACAACTTTATACCGGTCCGGTACAGCGAGATTACGTTCCAGTTGAAAAACGGTAA
- a CDS encoding AMP-binding protein, with product MPILNEGDREMTELTGWFQEFRSLIDYYTYFSTHFYDKEAYVQFQSTLSYGETWENAQKFAGFLQQKNIRKNDRVALVLPNCMPYPVCIMGVHLAGAVVVNLNPEYTTSELEARIKDAAPSAVVILDCFASKLDAVLKAVKVDTVVVVSIGDLLPRWKGWALQLALHCSGRIPAFKLRDAIRFRKALLVGENFPRTGIDLEKSDLAFLQYTGGTTGTLKAAMLSHGNLLANLEQVRLLFGDKFHEGKEINVFALPMYHIFSLTINFLLASGLGVKNILIVDPRELTTVIKQLRRFPISILIGVNTLFDKMMLHPQFSTLNLSKLKLVVAGGMAVHKTVAEKWQKMTGIPILEGYGLTETSPVVCMNTLTNFEHDGSVGLPLACTEIQFLNEQQQVVPEGELGEVAVYGPQVMSGYWHQPAETAQVFTSEGYFLTGDIGLRNPQGLVFLKERKKDMIDISGLKVYPSEVEAVLLEQPHVREAAVIGENTPSGGERVVAYVVSDNPSLLENELIHACRKKLTSYKLPRQIYFCDSLPKNNVGKILKRELRSGLWKIKKEG from the coding sequence ATGCCTATATTAAATGAGGGAGACAGAGAGATGACAGAGCTAACAGGTTGGTTTCAAGAATTTCGCTCATTAATTGATTACTACACTTATTTTAGCACCCATTTTTATGACAAAGAAGCGTATGTTCAGTTTCAATCGACGTTGTCATACGGTGAAACGTGGGAAAATGCTCAAAAATTCGCCGGTTTTCTTCAGCAAAAAAATATTCGCAAAAATGATCGTGTTGCTTTAGTGCTGCCAAATTGTATGCCATATCCAGTTTGTATTATGGGGGTGCACTTAGCAGGGGCAGTGGTTGTCAATCTTAACCCAGAATATACTACATCCGAATTAGAAGCGCGCATCAAAGATGCTGCGCCTAGCGCTGTTGTTATTTTAGATTGCTTTGCTTCTAAGTTAGACGCCGTTTTGAAGGCAGTAAAAGTGGATACTGTTGTCGTTGTCTCTATTGGGGACTTATTGCCGCGCTGGAAGGGTTGGGCGTTGCAATTGGCCCTGCATTGCAGTGGGCGCATACCGGCTTTCAAATTGCGTGATGCGATACGATTTAGGAAAGCGTTGTTGGTTGGAGAAAATTTCCCCAGGACAGGCATTGATTTAGAAAAAAGTGACCTAGCTTTCTTACAATATACTGGAGGCACAACAGGCACGCTCAAGGCTGCTATGTTGAGTCATGGAAACTTACTGGCGAATCTTGAGCAGGTACGCCTGTTGTTTGGTGATAAGTTTCACGAAGGTAAAGAGATTAATGTTTTTGCGTTGCCGATGTACCACATTTTTTCTTTGACAATTAATTTTTTACTCGCTTCTGGGTTGGGCGTGAAGAATATTTTGATAGTCGATCCACGTGAGTTAACGACTGTTATTAAACAGCTTAGGCGTTTTCCTATTAGTATACTGATTGGTGTCAATACGCTTTTCGACAAAATGATGCTACATCCGCAATTTTCCACCTTGAATTTATCAAAATTAAAACTAGTCGTTGCTGGTGGCATGGCGGTGCATAAAACTGTAGCCGAAAAGTGGCAGAAAATGACTGGAATTCCTATTTTAGAAGGGTATGGTTTAACAGAAACATCGCCAGTGGTCTGTATGAATACATTAACCAATTTTGAACATGATGGATCGGTAGGATTACCCTTGGCGTGTACTGAAATTCAATTTCTTAATGAACAACAACAGGTCGTTCCAGAGGGTGAGCTAGGAGAAGTAGCTGTGTATGGCCCTCAAGTCATGAGTGGGTATTGGCATCAACCTGCTGAAACAGCTCAAGTATTTACATCAGAGGGGTACTTTCTTACAGGAGATATCGGTTTGCGCAATCCTCAGGGGTTGGTTTTTTTAAAAGAACGCAAAAAAGATATGATCGATATTTCTGGGCTGAAGGTTTATCCTTCAGAGGTGGAAGCCGTGCTGTTAGAGCAGCCGCATGTCCGTGAAGCAGCTGTGATTGGAGAAAACACCCCTTCCGGTGGCGAAAGGGTGGTTGCTTATGTGGTGAGCGATAATCCGTCTCTTTTAGAGAATGAATTAATTCATGCCTGTAGAAAAAAGCTAACATCGTACAAGTTACCGCGTCAGATCTATTTTTGCGATAGTTTGCCCAAAAATAATGTGGGAAAAATTTTAAAGCGTGAGCTTAGAAGTGGATTGTGGAAGATAAAAAAAGAAGGGTAA
- the minC gene encoding septum site-determining protein MinC yields MSNAATRDIKNSTGFQLKASSLTFTSLVLFTPNLDIVEAQLAALSAKTPNFFNATPVLLDLTTVEHHNLPLDIIKLIAIMKQYRLNPIGIKTNNNLHKEVAKSQHLAIIAQAETPVHSEQAATPEMEQPKPAQTAIITAKIIDQPIRSGKQVYAKGCDLIITSTVSHGAEVLSDGNIHIYGTLHGRALAGVQGDVNAKIFCKSLEAELIAIAGNYLVSEQIPDTHKGNNQFLEISLEGEKLTFKSI; encoded by the coding sequence ATGAGCAATGCTGCAACCCGGGATATAAAAAATAGTACCGGCTTTCAACTCAAAGCATCGTCTTTGACTTTTACCTCTTTGGTGCTTTTTACGCCAAACTTGGACATCGTAGAAGCACAATTAGCCGCTTTATCCGCCAAAACGCCTAATTTTTTCAATGCTACCCCTGTTTTATTGGACCTTACTACAGTTGAGCATCATAACCTTCCTTTGGACATCATAAAACTGATTGCCATCATGAAGCAATATCGTCTCAACCCAATTGGTATTAAAACCAATAATAACTTGCACAAAGAAGTCGCAAAATCACAGCACTTGGCGATTATTGCACAAGCAGAAACACCCGTGCACAGCGAACAAGCTGCAACCCCAGAAATGGAGCAACCAAAACCTGCTCAAACTGCAATTATTACCGCAAAAATTATTGATCAGCCAATTCGCTCTGGGAAACAAGTCTATGCAAAAGGCTGCGATTTAATCATTACTTCTACCGTAAGCCACGGAGCTGAAGTGTTATCCGACGGCAATATTCATATTTATGGAACACTGCATGGTCGTGCTCTGGCCGGCGTCCAGGGCGATGTTAACGCAAAAATATTTTGCAAATCCTTAGAGGCAGAATTAATTGCGATTGCGGGCAACTATCTCGTCAGCGAGCAAATTCCAGATACGCATAAAGGCAATAATCAATTTTTAGAGATCTCTCTCGAAGGAGAAAAACTAACCTTTAAATCGATTTAG
- the sdhC gene encoding succinate dehydrogenase, cytochrome b556 subunit encodes MRKKRPINLNLMTIKFPVAAISSILHRASGLLLFLLIPVGLWGLGLSFTPDGFILLQHANTCIVIRLIEWFMLAGLIYHVIAGIRHLLMDAGWFEHKESGPKAAWGVIIISGLLILAVGGWLLCK; translated from the coding sequence ATGCGCAAAAAAAGACCAATAAATCTTAACTTGATGACCATCAAGTTTCCTGTTGCAGCGATTAGCTCGATTTTGCATCGTGCCTCTGGCTTATTACTGTTTTTATTAATTCCAGTGGGGTTGTGGGGGCTTGGATTATCTTTTACACCCGATGGCTTTATTTTGTTGCAGCATGCAAATACGTGCATTGTCATCAGGCTTATTGAATGGTTTATGCTTGCTGGTTTAATTTATCATGTGATCGCAGGAATTCGGCACTTATTAATGGATGCTGGTTGGTTTGAGCACAAAGAGAGCGGTCCGAAAGCTGCTTGGGGAGTCATAATTATTAGCGGCTTATTGATATTAGCAGTGGGAGGATGGTTACTATGCAAATGA